In the Ruminococcus sp. OA3 genome, one interval contains:
- a CDS encoding cation diffusion facilitator family transporter: MGKQAVRTIEESIAVRVSVNSIIVNVVLSVAKFAAGIISGSGAMISDAVHSASDVFSTVVVVIGVKMAGKQSDVRHQYGHERLECVASLILAIALAATGVGIGYSGIIKIIDADYQALEAPGLLALFAAVMSIIVKEAMYWYTKAAATQINSGALMADAWHHRSDAMSSVGSFIGILGARLGYPVLDPAAGAVICLFIVKAAVSIFCDAICKMTDVACDERTVRQIYRIAIEQKGVIAVDDVKTRMFGNKKYVDLEISQDGKKTLEEAHGIAEAVHDRIESEIEGVKHCMVHVNPYICREGQKIENDGIQDGTTGASGDRAGS; the protein is encoded by the coding sequence TTGGGTAAACAGGCAGTACGTACCATAGAAGAAAGTATTGCAGTACGTGTATCAGTGAACAGCATTATCGTTAACGTGGTATTGTCTGTAGCCAAATTTGCAGCCGGAATTATCTCCGGATCGGGTGCGATGATTTCGGATGCCGTGCATTCCGCTTCGGATGTCTTCAGTACGGTTGTTGTGGTGATCGGTGTCAAAATGGCCGGTAAACAGTCAGATGTCCGCCATCAGTATGGGCATGAACGCCTGGAATGTGTAGCTTCACTGATCCTTGCGATCGCACTTGCGGCTACAGGGGTTGGAATTGGATATTCAGGAATCATTAAGATCATAGATGCGGACTATCAGGCACTGGAAGCACCGGGGCTGCTGGCGCTTTTCGCTGCGGTGATGTCCATCATAGTAAAAGAGGCAATGTACTGGTACACGAAGGCCGCCGCAACACAGATCAATTCAGGGGCCCTTATGGCGGATGCCTGGCATCACCGCTCTGATGCGATGTCGTCAGTGGGGAGTTTTATCGGGATTTTAGGAGCGAGGCTCGGGTATCCTGTGCTGGACCCGGCTGCCGGAGCTGTGATCTGCCTCTTTATCGTCAAAGCCGCAGTGAGTATCTTCTGTGATGCGATATGCAAGATGACGGATGTGGCCTGTGATGAGAGAACAGTCAGGCAGATATACAGGATTGCGATAGAACAAAAGGGAGTGATCGCGGTAGATGACGTGAAGACCAGGATGTTTGGAAATAAAAAGTATGTGGATCTGGAGATCAGTCAGGATGGGAAAAAAACACTGGAAGAAGCGCATGGAATTGCGGAAGCTGTACATGATAGAATTGAGAGTGAAATAGAAGGAGTGAAGCACTGCATGGTGCATGTGAATCCTTATATTTGCAGGGAGGGACAAAAGATTGAAAACGATGGAATTCAAGATGGAACGACAGGGGCTTCTGGAGATCGGGCAGGAAGTTGA
- a CDS encoding NAD(P)-dependent oxidoreductase, which produces MPYDDYDPMHSGHGLKILEGNGIETAVASCYLNNGEILEIIDQYDAVIYCGGFSPDARFFSAAKRLKILSRLGVGFDEIDLKAAAQHGIQVTITRVMEHINGVAELAYALMMTMLYHIPQRYSEYVIKKEFRQITENRQLCGKTVGLFGFGAIAKALAGQLAAAGVKLIACDMYPDPAAANQLNVKLVAKEQLLAESDIISIHVPALPENRHIFNTAVFSQMKKGAFIVNTARGMLVNEHDLYDALKSGKLSGAAVDVMDPEPADPCNPLLTLDNFIATPHIGGNNYEAREAMSVSAAQAVVDSLNGQKPYFLLNS; this is translated from the coding sequence ATGCCATATGATGATTATGATCCGATGCATTCAGGGCACGGACTCAAAATACTGGAAGGAAACGGTATTGAGACGGCAGTGGCTTCTTGTTATTTAAATAATGGAGAAATTCTGGAAATAATTGATCAGTATGATGCCGTGATCTACTGTGGGGGATTTTCTCCTGATGCCAGATTTTTCTCAGCGGCTAAACGGTTAAAAATATTATCCAGGCTGGGTGTGGGTTTTGATGAAATTGACCTGAAAGCAGCAGCTCAGCATGGGATACAAGTTACTATCACAAGAGTTATGGAACATATCAATGGTGTTGCGGAGCTTGCTTACGCACTAATGATGACTATGCTTTATCATATACCGCAGAGATATTCGGAATATGTCATAAAAAAAGAATTCAGGCAGATTACAGAAAACAGACAGCTTTGCGGGAAAACGGTTGGTCTGTTTGGATTCGGTGCAATAGCAAAAGCGCTTGCGGGACAGCTTGCGGCAGCAGGGGTAAAACTGATTGCCTGTGACATGTATCCTGACCCTGCGGCTGCTAACCAGCTGAATGTGAAGCTGGTGGCAAAGGAGCAATTGCTTGCTGAAAGTGATATCATCAGTATTCATGTTCCCGCACTTCCTGAAAACAGGCACATTTTTAATACAGCGGTTTTCAGTCAGATGAAGAAAGGGGCATTTATTGTAAATACCGCACGTGGAATGCTTGTCAATGAACATGATTTATATGATGCATTAAAGAGTGGAAAACTGTCGGGGGCTGCTGTAGATGTGATGGACCCGGAACCGGCCGATCCGTGCAATCCATTGCTGACCCTTGATAATTTTATAGCCACGCCTCATATAGGAGGGAATAATTATGAAGCCAGGGAAGCGATGTCTGTTTCAGCTGCGCAGGCGGTTGTTGATTCGTTAAATGGACAAAAGCCTTATTTCCTGCTGAATTCTTAG
- a CDS encoding QueT transporter family protein translates to MRDKKVLFITQAAMIAAIYVVVTVVFSAFSFGEVQVRISEALTILPLFTPAAIPGLFIGCIIGNAMGGAIVLDVVFGSIATLVGAVGSWLLRKHRYLVPIPPIIVNVLIVPFVLRYGYGVPLPIPFMMLTVGLGEIISCGVLGYILMFALNKVKHVIFKNTVMS, encoded by the coding sequence ATGAGAGACAAAAAAGTACTATTCATCACCCAGGCGGCAATGATCGCCGCCATCTATGTGGTTGTAACTGTCGTGTTTTCAGCATTTAGCTTCGGCGAGGTGCAGGTGAGGATTTCTGAGGCACTTACGATTCTTCCACTGTTCACGCCGGCAGCGATCCCGGGACTTTTTATTGGGTGTATCATTGGGAATGCGATGGGCGGCGCGATCGTGCTGGACGTGGTATTCGGAAGTATTGCGACCCTGGTCGGGGCTGTGGGTTCCTGGCTGCTTCGGAAGCACAGGTATCTGGTTCCGATTCCGCCGATCATCGTGAACGTACTGATCGTACCGTTTGTTCTTCGCTATGGGTACGGAGTGCCGCTCCCGATTCCATTTATGATGCTGACAGTAGGGCTTGGAGAAATTATCTCATGCGGAGTACTCGGGTATATACTGATGTTTGCGCTGAATAAAGTAAAACACGTGATATTTAAAAATACAGTAATGTCATGA
- a CDS encoding metal-sensing transcriptional repressor: protein MAEHENSVKHMHVLEDGTVVEHTHNHTHTHTHQNTKAVINRLSRAIGHLESIKRMVEDGRDCSEVLIQLSAVKAAINNTGKVILQDHIEHCIVDAVESGDKETLAELHKAIDRFIK from the coding sequence ATGGCAGAGCATGAGAACAGTGTAAAGCATATGCATGTATTGGAAGATGGAACAGTGGTGGAGCATACACACAATCATACGCATACCCACACTCATCAGAATACGAAAGCGGTTATCAACCGGCTGTCAAGGGCGATTGGCCATCTGGAATCAATTAAACGGATGGTGGAAGATGGAAGAGACTGCAGTGAGGTGCTGATTCAGCTGTCCGCAGTAAAAGCTGCGATCAACAATACGGGGAAGGTGATCCTGCAGGATCATATCGAACACTGTATTGTAGATGCAGTGGAGAGCGGGGATAAGGAAACGCTTGCAGAGCTTCATAAAGCAATAGACAGATTT